In Thermosynechococcus sichuanensis E542, a single genomic region encodes these proteins:
- the lipA gene encoding lipoyl synthase: MTISQSLPPWLRKPLGKASELSTVQRLVRHYGIHTICEEGRCPNRGECYAQKTATFLLLGATCTRACAFCQVEKGHAPAAVDPEEPVKIAAAVATLGLRYVVLTSVARDDLPDQGAGQFVATMQAIRQRCPGTEIEVLTPDFRMDRGRVSQRDCIAQIVAAQPACYNHNLETVRRLQGPVRRGATYESSLRVLATVKELNPAIPTKSGLMLGLGETEAEVIQTLKDLRAVGCDRLTLGQYLPPSLNHLPVVKYWTPAEFNTLGNIARELGFSHVRSGPLVRSSYHAADATPTQEA, encoded by the coding sequence ATGACCATTTCCCAATCCCTGCCGCCGTGGCTGCGCAAACCCCTTGGCAAAGCCAGTGAACTCTCCACCGTTCAACGCCTCGTGCGCCACTATGGCATCCACACCATCTGTGAAGAAGGGCGCTGTCCCAATCGCGGCGAATGCTATGCCCAAAAAACCGCCACTTTTTTGCTGTTGGGTGCCACCTGTACCCGTGCCTGTGCCTTTTGCCAAGTCGAGAAAGGTCATGCTCCCGCTGCGGTTGATCCAGAGGAACCCGTGAAAATTGCCGCCGCGGTGGCTACGTTGGGGTTGCGCTATGTGGTTTTAACCTCTGTGGCTCGCGATGACTTGCCGGATCAGGGGGCAGGTCAATTTGTGGCCACCATGCAGGCGATTCGCCAACGCTGCCCCGGCACCGAAATAGAAGTCCTCACCCCCGACTTTCGCATGGATCGGGGTCGGGTCTCTCAACGGGACTGCATTGCCCAAATTGTGGCGGCACAACCTGCCTGCTACAACCACAACCTTGAAACTGTCCGCCGCCTTCAAGGCCCTGTGCGACGCGGTGCCACCTATGAGAGTTCGCTGCGGGTCTTAGCCACGGTTAAAGAACTTAATCCAGCGATTCCCACCAAATCAGGACTCATGTTGGGCTTAGGAGAAACTGAAGCAGAGGTGATTCAAACCTTAAAGGATTTACGAGCCGTGGGGTGCGATCGCCTGACCTTGGGACAATATTTGCCCCCATCGTTGAATCATTTACCGGTAGTTAAGTATTGGACACCCGCAGAATTTAACACCTTGGGCAATATTGCACGGGAACTAGGCTTTTCCCACGTGCGATCGGGTCCCCTTGTACGCAGTTCCTATCATGCAGCAGACGCCACACCAACCCAAGAAGCGTGA
- a CDS encoding iron uptake porin has product MKKTYLLAGSLSLLGVVAGANIATANEPTNLENLIAAEPQNLQVSEALPAPNAIADASSTITSVNELLANEESMGQVTSVSQLSDVRPTDWAYQALASLVEKYGCIAGYPDGTFRGNRAATRFEMAAALNACLDVISDRFATKEDLATLQKLMDEFAAELATLRGRVDNLEARTAALEATQFSTTTKLTATAVMSVQAGGRPNSSSLFRSVRPVPDTDNPGNNIFNTFSLASGRPNPTVIAGVILNLNTSFTGTDLLQTSLSTGNAGRDAISTYGLGLQTGSTLGLGNTFGAPLPYFNPSQYYWADFGSGVNLYRLAYSFKPTQDITITAGPKFYPSDIIDTNSWANSPASDFGTYFFINNPFIVPYAMNFLGGAGAAIQWNPNEGPFTVRALYVAAEAGRATSGIAPNVPSPGGGFGGDPFQASLELEYANTFGNGRNSYAVKLQGTYSKTYGIEAQAGGINFELNLGRLGIFGRAGVAGIPSSYFPNVSPLPFSNPPAGASGMMAYNFMAGIGYKDLLVPGSVLAVAAGAPFINSAPSFIPDPNNNPNFQANNATQVNVEAFYKFPISDNISITPIFTAIINPNNTNGSGVISGQPILQGVIRTTFTF; this is encoded by the coding sequence GTGAAAAAGACTTACCTGTTAGCAGGTAGCTTGAGCCTACTGGGTGTGGTCGCAGGGGCTAACATTGCTACCGCCAATGAACCCACCAACCTTGAAAACCTGATTGCTGCTGAACCACAGAATCTCCAAGTTTCTGAAGCACTGCCTGCTCCTAACGCTATTGCAGATGCATCCAGCACCATTACCTCTGTGAATGAGCTTCTGGCCAATGAAGAGTCCATGGGGCAGGTGACTTCTGTCTCCCAACTCTCCGATGTCCGCCCCACCGACTGGGCTTACCAAGCACTCGCTTCCTTGGTTGAAAAATACGGCTGTATCGCAGGTTATCCCGACGGTACCTTCCGGGGCAACCGTGCTGCCACCCGTTTTGAAATGGCAGCGGCACTGAACGCCTGCTTGGATGTCATCAGCGATCGCTTTGCCACCAAAGAAGACCTTGCCACCCTGCAAAAACTGATGGATGAGTTCGCTGCCGAACTTGCCACCCTGCGCGGTCGCGTGGACAACCTCGAAGCCCGCACCGCTGCTCTTGAAGCGACTCAATTCTCCACTACCACTAAACTGACTGCCACAGCAGTGATGTCTGTACAAGCAGGAGGGCGGCCTAATAGCAGTTCTCTCTTCCGTTCTGTTCGTCCTGTTCCTGATACTGATAATCCAGGCAACAATATTTTTAATACTTTCTCGCTTGCCTCTGGGCGTCCCAACCCCACTGTCATTGCTGGAGTCATCCTTAACCTCAACACCAGCTTCACCGGTACAGATCTCCTACAAACCAGTCTTTCAACAGGAAATGCAGGTCGTGATGCTATTAGTACCTATGGCTTAGGATTGCAAACTGGGTCAACCCTTGGACTAGGTAACACTTTCGGTGCCCCTCTTCCCTACTTTAATCCTAGCCAGTATTACTGGGCTGACTTTGGTTCCGGTGTTAATTTGTATCGTTTAGCCTACAGCTTCAAGCCCACTCAAGACATCACAATTACCGCAGGGCCTAAGTTCTATCCCAGTGACATCATTGATACCAATAGCTGGGCCAACTCTCCCGCCAGTGACTTTGGCACCTACTTCTTCATCAACAACCCCTTCATTGTTCCCTATGCAATGAACTTTCTCGGGGGTGCAGGTGCTGCTATCCAATGGAATCCAAACGAAGGGCCATTCACAGTTCGCGCGCTCTATGTTGCGGCTGAAGCAGGGCGAGCAACTTCTGGCATTGCTCCTAATGTTCCTAGCCCAGGTGGCGGTTTTGGCGGTGATCCGTTCCAAGCCTCCCTTGAATTGGAGTATGCCAATACCTTCGGCAATGGTCGTAACAGCTATGCCGTCAAGCTCCAAGGCACCTACTCCAAAACCTATGGCATTGAGGCTCAAGCGGGTGGTATCAACTTTGAACTAAACCTTGGTCGCCTAGGTATCTTTGGTCGTGCTGGTGTGGCTGGTATTCCAAGCAGTTACTTCCCGAATGTTTCTCCACTACCATTCTCTAATCCGCCCGCTGGAGCTTCTGGCATGATGGCTTACAACTTTATGGCGGGTATTGGCTACAAAGACTTGCTGGTGCCGGGTTCTGTGCTGGCAGTTGCTGCGGGCGCTCCGTTTATAAATAGTGCCCCCTCATTTATTCCCGATCCCAATAATAACCCCAATTTTCAGGCTAACAATGCCACCCAAGTCAACGTTGAGGCCTTCTACAAGTTCCCCATCAGCGATAACATCAGCATCACGCCGATCTTTACGGCGATCATCAATCCCAACAACACCAATGGTAGTGGGGTTATTTCTGGTCAGCCGATTCTGCAAGGTGTGATTCGTACCACATTCACGTTCTAG
- a CDS encoding methyl-accepting chemotaxis protein, which translates to MTTAKPAVDIPPLPPSVLNYQLPPLEEKKAATNGKSPEQPVSPPPPRRKFWGLRPKLITSAVALATLPMIGVGLAANEVARQQLMAQVLQLQQQEASSAALQFDNYLRDRRGDARVLASVLNNRYSSEIQRGDRAQLQAVLDQFLDAYVAYDNAAIIAHNGQGTVIAQSSAGNRLANNILQNQEYFKLAIQTRGAVLTVEPTLSLPERPLGMFLAVPLMNPQNQQIIAVLRLRVPKGSIQQFLKTYDRDQQQSFYLVEPGGRIFAASIPALQGKPLEEVFPKLAQFRDNTPASTLTERRRSDGESQILSYTTVSQPFASIVLGTDQNYALKPLRNLTWTLLSGVVVTAIVAGAIAIYLSDRGIQPLLRATKAVTKIGEGDLQTRLPVEGDDELATLSRTINQMAEQLEQSLTEARLAAQRAQQLRDSVFRLTQQSDRPSILDNLVNAGRQLLGCDRVIFYEFDENYVGKVVAESVADGWPQALQQVIDDPCFRQNWVDAYTKGRVQATTDILNAGLTECHLKQLSPLKVRANLVVPVLVEKKLVALLIAHQCSEPRQWQQPEIDAFLQLANQAGLVLERSKFLEQTTAAQKEAERLAQEQQQRTERIQMQLINLLTEVEAASQGDLTVRADITADEIGTVADIFNSLIESLRDVVVQVKATTEKVNTALLADENAMIELAEESLRQAKKVKRMLEAVEAMSSSIESVANSANEAAAVARKASERAVTSGQTMDATVESILHLRETVAETAKKVKRLGESSQQISKVVSLINQIALQTNLLAINASIEAARAGEEGRGFAVVAEEVGELAARSAAATREIEQIVETIQQETHEVVSAMETGTAQVVEGTRLVEVTKQNLEEIVQVSQHIDELVQSISQATVSQARTSNTVNTLMKDFAKVSEGMSATSKQISESLQATVDMAQELQNSVNIFKVTAEG; encoded by the coding sequence ATGACCACTGCCAAACCCGCCGTTGATATTCCTCCTTTGCCACCGTCGGTATTGAACTACCAACTCCCTCCCCTAGAGGAGAAAAAAGCAGCGACCAACGGCAAATCCCCTGAACAACCGGTATCCCCACCCCCGCCACGCCGCAAATTTTGGGGCTTACGTCCGAAACTGATTACCAGTGCCGTTGCCCTTGCCACCCTGCCAATGATTGGTGTGGGCTTGGCGGCAAATGAAGTGGCGCGTCAGCAACTGATGGCGCAGGTCTTGCAACTCCAGCAGCAGGAAGCCAGTAGTGCAGCGCTCCAATTTGATAATTATCTGCGCGATCGCCGAGGGGATGCGCGAGTCTTGGCTTCGGTTTTGAATAATCGTTATAGCAGTGAAATTCAGCGGGGCGATCGCGCCCAACTGCAAGCCGTTCTCGATCAGTTCCTTGATGCTTACGTGGCCTACGACAATGCAGCAATCATTGCCCACAATGGCCAAGGAACGGTCATTGCTCAATCCTCAGCGGGAAATCGTCTCGCCAACAATATTCTCCAAAATCAAGAGTACTTTAAGCTGGCGATCCAAACTCGCGGTGCGGTTTTAACCGTTGAGCCAACGCTGTCACTGCCGGAGCGCCCCTTAGGCATGTTTTTAGCAGTACCGCTGATGAATCCCCAAAACCAGCAAATTATAGCAGTGCTGCGGCTACGGGTACCGAAAGGCAGTATTCAGCAATTTCTGAAAACCTATGATCGGGATCAGCAGCAGAGTTTTTATCTCGTAGAGCCGGGGGGAAGGATCTTTGCGGCTTCCATTCCAGCATTGCAGGGTAAACCCCTAGAGGAAGTCTTTCCAAAACTGGCTCAGTTTAGGGACAATACCCCAGCAAGTACGCTGACAGAACGGCGCCGCTCTGATGGCGAGTCCCAAATTCTTAGCTACACCACTGTTTCCCAACCCTTTGCCTCCATTGTCCTCGGCACCGACCAAAACTATGCCCTTAAACCTCTAAGAAACCTGACATGGACGCTCCTGTCGGGGGTTGTGGTGACGGCAATTGTGGCGGGGGCGATCGCCATCTACCTCAGCGATCGCGGCATTCAACCCCTGCTGCGAGCCACCAAGGCGGTGACGAAAATTGGTGAAGGGGATCTCCAAACCCGCCTCCCCGTGGAGGGGGATGACGAACTGGCGACCCTCAGCCGCACCATTAACCAAATGGCAGAACAGTTGGAACAATCCCTGACAGAAGCTCGACTGGCTGCCCAGCGCGCCCAACAGTTGCGCGATAGTGTCTTTCGTTTGACCCAGCAGAGCGATCGCCCCTCAATTCTCGATAATCTCGTCAACGCAGGGCGCCAGCTTTTGGGGTGCGATCGCGTGATCTTCTATGAATTTGATGAAAACTATGTTGGTAAAGTCGTTGCCGAGTCTGTCGCCGACGGTTGGCCCCAAGCCCTCCAACAGGTGATTGACGATCCCTGCTTCCGACAAAATTGGGTTGACGCCTACACGAAAGGGCGCGTGCAAGCCACGACAGACATTCTCAATGCTGGTCTGACGGAGTGCCACCTCAAACAACTCTCTCCCCTGAAGGTGCGAGCTAACTTAGTCGTTCCTGTGTTGGTGGAGAAAAAACTGGTCGCGCTTTTAATTGCGCACCAGTGCAGTGAGCCGCGTCAGTGGCAACAGCCCGAAATTGATGCCTTTCTGCAATTGGCCAACCAAGCAGGACTGGTGCTAGAGCGCAGCAAATTCCTTGAGCAGACCACCGCCGCTCAAAAAGAAGCAGAACGCCTTGCCCAAGAGCAACAGCAGCGGACTGAGCGCATTCAAATGCAGTTGATTAACCTGCTCACGGAAGTCGAGGCGGCCTCCCAAGGGGATCTGACGGTACGAGCCGACATCACTGCCGATGAAATCGGTACCGTTGCTGACATCTTTAACTCGCTCATTGAGAGTCTGCGGGATGTGGTGGTGCAAGTGAAAGCAACCACGGAAAAAGTGAACACCGCCCTCTTGGCGGATGAAAACGCCATGATCGAACTAGCGGAAGAATCCCTGCGGCAAGCCAAGAAAGTGAAGCGGATGCTAGAGGCCGTCGAAGCCATGTCCAGCTCGATTGAATCCGTGGCCAATAGTGCCAACGAGGCAGCAGCAGTGGCGCGCAAAGCCTCAGAGCGAGCAGTCACCAGTGGTCAAACAATGGATGCCACTGTGGAGAGTATTCTCCACCTGCGGGAAACCGTGGCCGAAACCGCCAAGAAAGTGAAACGCTTAGGGGAATCTTCGCAACAAATTTCCAAAGTGGTTTCGCTAATTAATCAAATTGCTCTGCAAACGAACCTCTTGGCCATCAATGCCAGTATTGAGGCGGCGCGTGCCGGTGAAGAGGGTCGAGGCTTTGCTGTGGTTGCCGAAGAAGTGGGTGAACTAGCGGCGCGATCGGCAGCGGCCACCCGTGAAATTGAGCAAATCGTGGAAACCATTCAGCAGGAGACCCACGAGGTAGTGAGTGCTATGGAAACTGGTACGGCTCAGGTGGTTGAAGGCACGCGCCTTGTGGAGGTAACCAAGCAGAACCTCGAAGAAATTGTGCAGGTGTCGCAGCACATTGACGAACTGGTGCAGTCCATTTCCCAAGCCACTGTCTCCCAAGCCCGCACCTCCAACACCGTCAATACCCTCATGAAAGACTTTGCCAAGGTCTCCGAGGGCATGTCGGCCACGTCCAAGCAGATTTCTGAGTCTCTGCAAGCCACGGTGGACATGGCTCAGGAACTCCAAAACTCCGTCAACATCTTTAAGGTGACTGCTGAGGGATAA
- a CDS encoding protochlorophyllide reductase: MSDQPRPTVIITGASSGVGLYATKALANRGWHVVMACRNLEKAEQAAKDLQIPPEAYTILHLDLSSLASVRGFVESFRALNRPLRALVCNAAVYYPLLKEPIYSVDGYEISVATNHLGHFLLANLLLEDLKNSPESDKRLVILGTVTANRKELGGKIPIPAPPDLGNLEGFEKGFKKPIAMINGKPFKSGKAYKDSKLCNMLTARELHRRFHDATGIVFSSLYPGCVADTPLFRNHFPLFQKLFPLFQKYITGGYVTQELAGERVAMVVADPEFRQSGVHWSWGNRQKEGRKAFVQELSAEGSDEQKARRLWELSEKLVGLA; the protein is encoded by the coding sequence ATGAGTGATCAGCCACGCCCAACGGTCATTATTACGGGTGCATCCTCTGGAGTCGGCTTGTATGCCACCAAAGCCTTAGCCAATCGGGGCTGGCACGTTGTCATGGCCTGCCGCAATCTTGAAAAAGCAGAGCAAGCCGCCAAAGACTTGCAGATTCCGCCGGAGGCCTACACGATTTTGCATTTGGACTTGTCCTCCTTGGCCAGCGTCCGCGGCTTTGTGGAGTCCTTTCGAGCCTTGAATCGCCCCCTGCGTGCCCTTGTCTGCAATGCCGCTGTCTATTATCCCCTGCTCAAAGAACCCATCTACAGTGTCGATGGCTATGAAATCAGTGTCGCCACCAACCATTTGGGGCACTTTCTCTTGGCCAACTTGCTCCTTGAGGATTTGAAAAACTCTCCTGAAAGCGATAAGCGCTTGGTGATTCTCGGCACGGTGACCGCAAACCGCAAAGAACTCGGCGGGAAAATTCCGATTCCTGCTCCCCCTGATTTGGGCAACCTCGAAGGTTTTGAAAAAGGCTTCAAGAAACCCATTGCCATGATTAACGGCAAGCCCTTCAAGTCGGGCAAAGCCTACAAAGATAGCAAGCTCTGCAATATGCTGACGGCGCGCGAACTGCATCGCCGCTTCCATGATGCGACGGGGATTGTCTTTAGTTCTTTGTACCCTGGCTGTGTGGCGGATACGCCTCTATTTCGCAACCACTTTCCCCTCTTTCAGAAGCTCTTCCCCCTTTTCCAGAAATACATCACGGGCGGCTATGTCACCCAAGAGCTGGCGGGTGAGCGCGTCGCGATGGTGGTGGCAGACCCAGAGTTTCGCCAGTCGGGGGTGCACTGGAGTTGGGGCAACCGCCAAAAAGAAGGCCGTAAAGCCTTTGTCCAAGAACTCTCAGCAGAGGGCAGTGATGAGCAAAAAGCCCGCCGTCTTTGGGAGCTGAGCGAAAAATTGGTGGGTTTGGCCTAA
- the gndA gene encoding NADP-dependent phosphogluconate dehydrogenase: MSQQDFGVIGLAVMGENLALNVERNGFSVAVYNRTPARTEAFMAERAAGRRFKATYSLEEFVASLSRPRRILAMVKAGKPVDDLIQQLKPLLEPGDILIDGGNSLYTDTERRVAEMEAAGLCFFGMGVSGGEEGALNGPSLMPGGSREAYQALEPILTKIAAQVDDGPCVTYIGPGGSGHFVKMVHNGIEYGDMQLIAEAYDLLKNLLGLNHQQLHEVFKSWNETPELNSFLIEITSQIFTYIDPETHLPLVDVIVDAAGQKGTGRWTVESALEMGVAIPTITAAVNARIMSSIKAERMAAAQVLPGPAAHFSGNTEEFIGKIRDALYCSKICSYAQGMALIAKGSQELFDHQLHLGEIARIWKGGCIIRAGFLNKIKQAYSENPQLANLLLAPEFRQTILDKQAAWREVLVEATRAGIAVPAFSASLEYFDSYRRDRLPQNLTQAQRDFFGAHTYERLDKPGTFHTEWVPIQEAGKASV, from the coding sequence ATGTCACAGCAAGATTTTGGCGTCATTGGCCTCGCTGTCATGGGGGAAAACCTTGCCCTCAATGTGGAGCGCAATGGATTCTCAGTGGCGGTTTATAATCGCACCCCCGCCCGCACCGAGGCTTTCATGGCCGAACGAGCCGCCGGCCGTCGCTTCAAGGCCACCTATAGTCTTGAGGAATTTGTTGCCTCCCTATCGCGTCCCCGCCGCATTTTGGCGATGGTCAAAGCTGGCAAACCTGTGGACGACCTGATCCAGCAGCTCAAGCCACTCCTTGAACCGGGAGACATCCTCATTGATGGGGGCAACTCCCTCTACACCGATACCGAACGCCGCGTTGCTGAAATGGAGGCGGCAGGACTGTGCTTCTTTGGTATGGGCGTCAGCGGTGGTGAAGAAGGTGCCCTCAATGGCCCCAGTCTCATGCCCGGCGGTAGTCGTGAGGCCTATCAAGCCCTCGAACCGATTCTCACCAAAATTGCGGCGCAAGTGGATGATGGCCCCTGTGTCACCTACATTGGACCGGGGGGGTCGGGGCACTTTGTGAAGATGGTGCACAATGGCATTGAGTATGGCGATATGCAACTCATTGCCGAGGCCTATGACCTACTGAAAAACCTCCTTGGCCTCAATCACCAGCAACTCCATGAGGTCTTCAAAAGCTGGAATGAGACTCCTGAACTCAACTCATTTTTGATTGAAATCACTAGCCAGATTTTCACCTACATTGACCCGGAAACCCATCTACCCCTTGTGGATGTGATTGTGGATGCAGCAGGCCAAAAGGGAACCGGTCGCTGGACAGTAGAAAGTGCCCTTGAAATGGGAGTGGCGATTCCAACGATTACCGCTGCTGTGAATGCCCGCATCATGTCCTCCATCAAAGCCGAACGGATGGCGGCTGCCCAAGTCCTCCCCGGCCCTGCGGCTCACTTTAGCGGCAACACTGAAGAATTCATTGGTAAAATTCGTGATGCCCTCTACTGCTCAAAAATCTGCTCCTATGCCCAAGGGATGGCTCTGATTGCCAAAGGCTCCCAAGAACTTTTTGATCATCAACTGCATCTTGGCGAGATTGCCCGTATCTGGAAAGGGGGCTGTATTATCCGCGCTGGCTTCCTGAATAAGATCAAGCAGGCCTACAGCGAAAATCCTCAACTGGCCAATCTGCTGCTGGCGCCGGAGTTTCGGCAAACCATCCTCGATAAACAGGCGGCGTGGCGGGAGGTCTTGGTGGAAGCGACCCGTGCCGGGATTGCCGTGCCTGCCTTTAGTGCGTCCTTGGAGTACTTCGATAGCTATCGGCGCGATCGCCTGCCGCAAAATCTCACCCAAGCACAGCGGGATTTCTTTGGTGCCCACACCTACGAGCGCCTCGATAAACCGGGAACCTTCCATACGGAGTGGGTACCGATTCAGGAGGCAGGAAAAGCATCCGTTTAA
- a CDS encoding response regulator yields MMTSDRGFSGGGTSEFTETLQPERLLQQLSTSGGTGCFKVTVKEQWFLYFDQGSIVYATHTIEPGDRFERHLRQLSQRVPALDRELRAQVRQHWEQTNTPTPIYEYESLRWLLTQQVITLEQFSQLVEGLIVEVLESFLYLKSGHHQLVPYVEVPIVSRFDATRLIQQCKSRIQQWLSLGHKIVSPFQRPYFFRSAQVNLTPEQQQRLGSMLRGFSFRHLAVLMNQNEIALVRSLLPLIEKGAVVVREPQHPFDLLPSFDASLWQEPTPTAAEESGDLGSGFFTSQVPNRTYRIVCIDDSPTMLNEIKRFLADDAFEVIALNDSVKALMEVMRLNPDLILLDVGMPNIDGYKFCKVIRNHERFKSVPVIMVTGNTGLIDRAKARLVGATDYMTKPFTQAELLKMVFQYLT; encoded by the coding sequence ATGATGACATCAGATCGCGGTTTTAGTGGCGGGGGAACATCAGAGTTTACAGAAACACTTCAGCCCGAACGATTACTCCAGCAACTCAGCACTTCAGGAGGCACAGGTTGCTTCAAGGTGACCGTGAAGGAGCAGTGGTTTCTCTACTTTGATCAGGGAAGTATTGTCTATGCTACCCACACGATTGAACCGGGCGATCGCTTTGAACGACATCTACGGCAACTCAGCCAACGTGTGCCTGCCCTGGATCGCGAGTTGCGTGCCCAAGTCCGACAGCACTGGGAACAGACCAATACCCCCACCCCGATCTATGAGTATGAGAGTCTGCGCTGGTTGCTCACACAGCAAGTTATTACCCTAGAACAGTTTAGTCAACTGGTGGAGGGGCTGATCGTTGAAGTCCTAGAGTCCTTCTTGTATCTCAAAAGTGGTCACCATCAACTTGTGCCCTATGTCGAAGTGCCGATTGTCAGCCGCTTTGACGCCACCCGGCTGATTCAGCAGTGCAAATCCCGAATTCAGCAGTGGTTGAGCCTTGGCCACAAAATTGTCTCGCCTTTTCAGCGCCCCTACTTCTTTAGGAGTGCCCAAGTCAATTTAACGCCAGAGCAACAACAACGTTTGGGGTCGATGTTGCGGGGGTTTAGCTTTCGCCACTTGGCAGTGCTCATGAACCAAAATGAGATTGCCTTGGTGCGTAGCCTCTTACCCTTGATTGAGAAAGGAGCCGTGGTCGTTCGTGAGCCGCAACACCCCTTTGATTTGCTGCCGAGTTTTGATGCCAGTTTGTGGCAGGAACCTACACCCACAGCAGCAGAGGAGAGTGGCGACTTAGGCAGTGGCTTTTTTACCTCCCAAGTGCCCAACCGCACCTATCGCATTGTCTGCATTGACGATAGTCCGACCATGCTCAATGAAATTAAGCGGTTTTTGGCAGATGATGCCTTTGAAGTCATTGCCCTGAATGATTCTGTAAAAGCCCTGATGGAGGTGATGCGCCTCAATCCAGATCTAATCCTGCTGGATGTGGGCATGCCCAACATTGACGGTTATAAGTTTTGTAAAGTCATTCGCAACCATGAACGCTTTAAGTCCGTGCCGGTCATTATGGTAACAGGTAACACAGGCCTCATTGACCGCGCCAAAGCCCGCCTCGTGGGAGCAACAGACTATATGACCAAGCCCTTTACCCAAGCGGAACTTCTCAAAATGGTGTTTCAGTACTTGACGTAG
- a CDS encoding response regulator, whose product MTTVLVVEDTPSEMALITSFLKDSGYTVIAATDAKEALEKVTQYKPDVVVTDVVMPGMSGFELCRSLKKNPETEKLPIVVCTSKNQELDRLWAMKQGADAYVTKPFSREDLLRALKSVVV is encoded by the coding sequence ATGACGACGGTCTTAGTGGTGGAAGATACCCCCTCGGAAATGGCGCTGATTACCTCGTTTCTTAAGGACTCTGGCTATACCGTCATTGCGGCCACTGATGCCAAGGAGGCGCTAGAAAAAGTCACGCAGTACAAGCCGGATGTGGTGGTGACGGATGTGGTGATGCCAGGGATGAGTGGCTTTGAACTCTGCCGCAGTCTCAAGAAAAACCCAGAAACAGAAAAGCTCCCGATTGTTGTCTGCACGTCGAAAAACCAAGAGCTAGACCGCCTTTGGGCAATGAAGCAGGGGGCAGATGCCTATGTCACGAAGCCCTTCAGTCGTGAGGATCTACTGCGGGCACTGAAGTCGGTGGTGGTGTAG
- a CDS encoding chemotaxis protein CheW, producing the protein MLGAAPSLNHGEGRGGTLRDRPQGAPYLRLFVHDQLTALLPMTEIQQVLVIPPQQLTVIPNMAAVVMGLLNFRNRIVWVLDLAQLLHLDPLEVDTPLLTIAVLQTAKGYLGLALKEVRGIIRLPEGAIQSPVGTVSAALVPYLKGCCHLGEELFFILDGAAIAERSYSSVLTVDVG; encoded by the coding sequence ATGCTTGGGGCAGCACCTTCGTTGAATCATGGTGAAGGGCGGGGCGGTACACTACGCGATCGCCCCCAAGGGGCGCCCTATTTGCGTCTGTTTGTCCACGACCAATTAACGGCATTGCTGCCAATGACTGAGATCCAGCAGGTGTTGGTGATTCCGCCGCAACAGCTCACGGTGATTCCCAATATGGCTGCAGTGGTGATGGGACTGCTGAACTTTCGTAACCGCATTGTTTGGGTGCTGGATTTAGCTCAGTTACTTCATTTAGACCCCCTAGAGGTGGATACTCCCCTATTGACTATTGCTGTATTGCAAACAGCCAAGGGGTATTTGGGATTGGCGCTAAAGGAAGTACGCGGGATTATCCGTCTGCCGGAAGGAGCCATTCAATCGCCTGTGGGTACAGTGAGTGCGGCGCTGGTTCCCTACCTGAAGGGTTGTTGTCACCTAGGGGAGGAGCTGTTCTTTATCCTCGATGGGGCCGCGATCGCCGAAAGGTCTTACTCTAGTGTTCTTACTGTTGATGTTGGATAG